A single genomic interval of Rhizophagus irregularis chromosome 15, complete sequence harbors:
- a CDS encoding uncharacterized protein (SECRETED:cutsite_TLS-EK; SECRETED:prob_0.9016); SECRETED:SignalP(1-24), with protein sequence MKTLTNISFIGLIISIILIQTTLSEKCVIYSQPIYRFKTQFIDCPMIKKNTNLEKRQNADDMFIVDFHCSIGDSALCSKVKNVFISAGKYITATLNLKTPIKVNAQFLDFCKEQGDCDTQNIILGAARPSRMIPYQDSDGRARLYPQSLYKQLSLPNNHPQMGPDDITAMFNSNMNYWFEGDPTPMSERQVDLLYVVIHELTHGLGFTNSWNDYLNMQILTPIIGQISTGSGPLQAQFVEFVFDKSVVLLPSGQPVTSLADQLNQFQINAEGTEQDFMNSFSKSPQFSIAKDMYNRAENHGTMGFVLSSNIQPNTQLTTDQIQNDIILLETSLNPFQPSSSIGHVDFQTYKNTSDFLMMFTYPPGRTLNDMMSLSGSTKTTGPMGLKLRLLLGILGYDVKKDYSPPAINTSSDSSIISFNLVLSFVCILLTIINYY encoded by the exons atgaagactttaacaaatatttcttttattggtttgataatttcaataattttaatacaaacAACATTATCAGAAAAATGTGTAATATATTCACAACCTATATATCGTTTTAAAACTCAATTTATTGATTGTccgatgataaaaaaaaatacaaatttagaaaaaagacaAAATGCAGATGATATGTTTATTGTAGATTTTCATTGTTCAATTGGCGATAGTGCGTTATGTAGTAAagttaaaaatgtatttatttcagCAGGGAAATATATAACAGCAACATTGAATTTAAAAACACCAATAAAAGTTAACGCtcaatttttagatttttgtaAAGAACAAGGAGACTGTGATactcaaaatataatattaggGGCAGCAAGACCATCAAGAATGATTCCATATCAAGATTCGGATGGAAGAGCAAGATTATATCCTCaatcattatataaacaatTGAGTTTACCAAATAATCATCCACAAATGGGACCAGATGATATTACAGCGATGTTTAattcaaatatgaattattgGTTTGAAGGAGATCCAACGCCTATGTCAGAAAGACAAGTTGATTTATTGTACGTTGTGATTCATGAACTGACACATGGATTAGGATTTACAAATTCATGGAACGATTACCttaatatgcaaatattaaCACCTATTATAGGACAAATTTCAACTGGTTCAGGACCTTTACAAGCTCAATTCGTTGAATTTGTATTTGATAAATCTGTAGTACTATTACCAAGCGGACAACCAGTTACATCTTTAGCAgatcaattaaatcaatttcaaattaatgcGGAAGGAACTGAGCAAGATTTTATgaattcattttcaaaatcGCCACAATTCTCAATAGCTAAAGATATGTATAATAGGGCTGAAAATCATGGCACAATGGGATTTGTGCTCTCATCTAATATACAACCCAACACACAATTAACTACTgatcaaattcaaaatgatattatctTATTGGAGACTAGTTTAAATCCTTTTCAACCTAGTTCAAGTATTGGACATGTAGATTttcaaacttataaaaatactaGCGATTTCTTGATGATGTTCACATATCCACCCGGAAGAACTCTTAATGATATGATGTCTTTATCTGGTAGTACTAAGACAACTGGTCCCATGGGACTTAAATTGAGATTACTTTTGGGAATTTTAGG atatgacgttaaaaaagattatagtCCTCCAGCCATTAATACTAGTAGCGATTCTTcaattattagttttaatttagtattatcatttgtttgtatattattgactataattaattattattaa